TTGCTTGGGAAATTAAGTTATAGGAGAACCCTTTTTAAGCTAAGCAAATTGACCTCATACTGAAGGGGCCATACAATGGCAAATTAAAACACTGGCTCTGAAAGAGGTCAACTCACAAATCTATCCTTCTCAGGAAAGATGATGGCTCCCTTTAAGACTGTGCTAAGCAATTGTTGCTTTGAATGCCAAGTTACACATCTAATCTTGAAGTCACTACACCAGACATTGAGGGTTTCTTAAACACTGCCACAAAATGAAGGCAGCTCTTTTTAGTAATATTCCAATATACCATTCTCCTTCAATTCCTCTATAGTCCTTCCCAGCATAATCAGTAGAGCCAAGACACAGAAGAGAGAATGCATTAAGTAAAATGAAGCACACTACTGCTACAAAACACCACAGAGCATTGCTCAGGGGCTCACATCATTTCATGGCTTTGTTTGGAAGTATATTTAGTGGTGAATTAGACCTTTCCACAGTTGCAGGTTTACGCAGTTAACTCAATGTTGAGTAAACTACTTCAGCAGCAATTGGggaaagtatttttgctttccaGTTGCACAAACAGCAAAAGAAAGTCCACACAGAAACATTAAATGAAGTCACAGCTTTATTAGCCATCTACCAAACTGACACCATTTGTTTGGGTGTCAAAAGCAATACAGCTTCAAGTCCACTCATCTGCTCAGTCAAGTGGTCATCTACGAGACCTGTATACGGAGGATAACAGTGCAGGGGAAGACAGTGCTCTAGGGCTGCGGGGACCAGAGATTGGACCCTTAGGATACTGGAGCATGTAAGGGTATTTTACAGTTGGAGCCACAAAAGGCTTAACAGGTTGACCATAGTAGGGTGGGTACATTGGATAACCTGGATACTGGTGCTCAGGCTGGTATGGGGCAGGGGTGGGTACGGTCGTTGCAGGAGTGGTCACTTCAACTGGGCTGTGGAAGCCATTTTTATAAGGAGGGAACTTCGGGTACCAGGGATATGGTGGTTGCAGTGCTGGGGGAGCAACTGGGTCACCTTTAGAGTAAAAGGGATCAAATATTGGCATGGGATACTTGGGAGGGTACATGGGTGGCTGGAAAGGATATTGAAAATGTGGCATAGTGGCAGTCGTAGGTGGCACAGTGGGAGGCAGGGTAGCAGGTGCCACAGGATACCACCATGGCTTTCCAAAACGGTCAAAAATCTGTTGCATGTCAGTTGGGTCACGGGCAGGTGTGGTTGGGTCCATGGTTGGGGCTACAGTTGGCTGTGTCAGAGGACAGGAAAGAGTCACTTCCCGGCCACCGTACAACAGAGGGAGTTGCTTTGCCGTATCCTGAggaagacaacaacaaaaaacccccATGAATAAGGAACTTCAAACATCCGGTAGACAAGTTCATCCAGTCATGCTTACAGTGGTTTCCCAACAGCTCCCGGTGAATGGGGCTGTGACAACCAGTGAACCAGCAGCAGTAGTCTCAAATGCAAACGAGCATTGGGAGCATGTTAGGAGCAGAGGCTGCCATGATCCATCAACTAAAAACATAGAAAGTGTCAAGCTCATGGTTTTCAACTTATTGAAAAGAGGGAGACATTAAGAGACTTgcctttaattttaatataatctgCTCTGATGCCAAGTGTCACAATCATGCCAAAGGAGAAGCAGGACACGGTAGGGAGAGGAGGACCCACAGGGCAAGACATTTGCACTGGAGCGCCCATTATAATGAGCGGCAGGACATAACTTCCTCCCTGTTAGATTGAGAAGTTAAGTTAAAGCCTTCAAAAACTCATGAGGCATCATACAGCCAGAACAAAGACAGCACTTGCTACCTTTATCATGCACACCAACCTGTTGCCTGACATGACATCCCCGGTATGGAGCAACAAGAGAGACATCCCTGCGTGCACGCTTCAGTGAGAAGCCACAGCTAGCTGGCATCTCAGACAGAGACACTGGTGACTCCTCTCCTGATGGATGAGGTGAAActtgtgagaagaaaaaaaaagaaaccccaCAACCAAAAAGAGAAACCCACCTCGGTCAATCAGGAAGTGTGGCATTCTCTGTCCTCGAATGTGCAAAATCATTGAATCATTGCTACATTGCACAGAAGAACCCAGATGGCGCAGTTTAGTGCTGACAGAAGGAAgccacacttaaaaaaaagaaaaaaaaaaaaaaaaaagttaagtttgaGATGCCACTCAAAATAAAAAACCCTTAGAATGTCAGATTACCTTCCTCATTTGACTGGTGCCCATCAGGTATCGGAGACCTCAACGCAGAGGTCTTCAAATTATTATAAGGTACTGTACCTTGGCCACCAATTAGAAGTCTACCAAAATTGACTGTGTTTTTAGAGTTTGCACTATAAGCAACACCTACTTCAGAAAGGACCTCAGGATCTGTCCTTAAAGAAGAACTCAATGACACCACAGCCATTGTGAAAAATAAGACACCCTTTGCCCAAGACATGATAATTTCTCAAGCAAGAGCTAGAAACTTCAGCGTtatcaaaaactaaataaaataatcctaCAGCTTGACAAGCTCACTTGGCCATACTGTGCTTTTTGTACTCACATTTCAATTACTCAGTGATATTGGATGACCAATCAAATCTGTTCATCAATCAGCTTGTTGTTTTCACCTGTGCCTCATTATGCTGAGAGTTATGCTGCCTTCGTGTGCTATCGGAAATATCCTATTTTCCACTTATGAATGCCTTGTCCAAATGCCTACACTTgcggtctttgcacttgacccCTTGACTACTTAAATTATGCATTTCCTGCatttggcccaagtgttcaagTAAGCATTAAGACCACAAGTGCGTGTACAACTTTTCATTACCTGACCCCtttaccatgaagctggattagctggctagcctatgttctgggttagagagcTCAAACTGAACTTGGACCAATCAGATGCGAgaaaagtgacacatgtctgacacaaagtcactcccccagtttatcttgctccaaagtaaaggtcactaatgctaaaaaggaaaaagtatttttatgatttatattattattatgattcatattattattattatttagctatTACACAccagcaattttagtttaacagttattataaattgtttattttaaataaatattaatgtatacagatcatgtaatataaataagctgtggTAGCAATAGAtcgcactatttaaaaaataaaaaatctgaccttacatgtttgAGTCTCTAtctctatatattttcaaatgtatgaacTAACTTAACAAGTTTTACTTGTCACTGCACTGCGCTGATAGAGCAAGGCTTGTGAATGGCTgtttgccagtgatgtcacacattcatgagcacgcgctccacaaaggatcaaagcctgagttgaaaAAGATagttgatgatc
The genomic region above belongs to Carassius gibelio isolate Cgi1373 ecotype wild population from Czech Republic chromosome A11, carGib1.2-hapl.c, whole genome shotgun sequence and contains:
- the LOC128022416 gene encoding uncharacterized protein LOC128022416 isoform X2, which translates into the protein MSWAKGVLFFTMAVVSLSSSLRTDPEVLSEVGVAYSANSKNTVNFGRLLIGGQGTVPYNNLKTSALRSPIPDGHQSNEEVWLPSVSTKLRHLGSSVQCSNDSMILHIRGQRMPHFLIDRGEESPVSLSEMPASCGFSLKRARRDVSLVAPYRGCHVRQQGGSYVLPLIIMGAPVQMSCPVGPPLPTVSCFSFGMIVTLGIRADYIKIKVDGSWQPLLLTCSQCSFAFETTAAGSLVVTAPFTGSCWETTDTAKQLPLLYGGREVTLSCPLTQPTVAPTMDPTTPARDPTDMQQIFDRFGKPWWYPVAPATLPPTVPPTTATMPHFQYPFQPPMYPPKYPMPIFDPFYSKGDPVAPPALQPPYPWYPKFPPYKNGFHSPVEVTTPATTVPTPAPYQPEHQYPGYPMYPPYYGQPVKPFVAPTVKYPYMLQYPKGPISGPRSPRALSSPALLSSVYRSRR
- the LOC128022416 gene encoding uncharacterized protein LOC128022416 isoform X3, with the protein product MSWAKGVLFFTMAVVSLSSSLRTDPEVLSEVGVAYSANSKNTVNFGRLLIGGQGTVPYNNLKTSALRSPIPDGHQSNEEVWLPSVSTKLRHLGSSVQCSNDSMILHIRGQRMPHFLIDRGEESPVSLSEMPASCGFSLKRARRDVSLVAPYRGCHVRQQGGSYVLPLIIMGAPVQMSCPVGPPLPTVSCFSFGMIVTLGIRADYIKIKVDGSWQPLLLTCSQCSFAFETTAAGSLVVTAPFTGSCWETTDTAKQLPLLYGGREVTLSCPLTQPTVAPTMDPTTPARDPTDMQQIFDRFGKPWWYPVAPATLPPTVPPTTATMPHFQYPFQPPMYPPKYPMPIFDPFYSKGDPVAPPALQPPYPWYPKFPPYKNGFHSPVEVTTPATTVPTPAPYQPEHQYPGYPMYPPYYGQPVKPFVAPTVKYPYRLQYPKGPISGPRSPRSLSSPALLSSVYRSRR
- the LOC128022416 gene encoding uncharacterized protein LOC128022416 isoform X8; the protein is MSWAKGVLFFTMAVVSLSSSLRTDPEVLSEVGVAYSANSKNTVNFGRLLIGGQGTVPYNNLKTSALRSPIPDGHQSNEEVWLPSVSTKLRHLGSSVQCSNDSMILHIRGQRMPHFLIDRVDGSWQPLLLTCSQCSFAFETTAAGSLVVTAPFTGSCWETTDTAKQLPLLYGGREVTLSCPLTQPTVAPTMDPTTPARDPTDMQQIFDRFGKPWWYPVAPATLPPTVPPTTATMPHFQYPFQPPMYPPKYPMPIFDPFYSKGDPVAPPALQPPYPWYPKFPPYKNGFHSPVEVTTPATTVPTPAPYQPEHQYPGYPMYPPYYGQPVKPFVAPTVKYPYMLQYPKGPISGPRSPRALSSPALLSSVYRSRR
- the LOC128022416 gene encoding uncharacterized protein LOC128022416 isoform X5, whose product is MSWAKGVLFFTMAVVSLSSSLRTDPEVLSEVGVAYSANSKNTVNFGRLLIGGQGTVPYNNLKTSALRSPIPDGHQSNEEVWLPSVSTKLRHLGSSVQCSNDSMILHIRGQRMPHFLIDRGEESPVSLSEMPASCGFSLKRARRDVSLVAPYRGCHVRQQGGSYVLPLIIMGAPVQMSCPVGPPLPTVSCFSFGMIVTLGIRADYIKIKVDGSWQPLLLTCSQCSFAFETTAAGSLVVTAPFTGSCWETTDTAKQLPLLYGGREVTLSCPLTQPTVAPTMDPTTPARDPTDMQQIFDRFGKPWWYPVAPATLPPTVPPTTATMPHFQYPFQPPMYPPKYPMPIFDPFYSKGDPVAPPALQPPYPWYPKFPPYKNGFHSPVEVTTPATTVPTPAPYQPEHQYPGYPMYPPYYGQPVKPFVAPTVKYPYMLQYPKGPISGPRSPRALSSPALLSSVYRSRR
- the LOC128022416 gene encoding uncharacterized protein LOC128022416 isoform X4 → MSWAKGVLFFTMAVVSLSSSLRTDPEVLSEVGVAYSANSKNTVNFGRLLIGGQGTVPYNNLKTSALRSPIPDGHQSNEEVWLPSVSTKLRHLGSSVQCSNDSMILHIRGQRMPHFLIDRGEESPVSLSEMPASCGFSLKRARRDVSLVAPYRGCHVRQQGGSYVLPLIIMGAPVQMSCPVGPPLPTVSCFSFGMIVTLGIRADYIKIKVDGSWQPLLLTCSQCSFAFETTAAGSLVVTAPFTGSCWETTDTAKQLPLLYGGREVTLSCPLTQPTVAPTMDPTTPARDPTDMQQIFDRFGKPWWYPVAPATLPPTVPPTTATMPHFQYPFQPPMYPPKYPMPIFDPFYSKGDPVAPPALQPPYPWYPKFPPYKNGFHSPVEVTTPATTVPTPAPYQPEHQYPGYPVYPPYYGQPVKPFVAPTVKYPYRLQYPKGPISGPRSPRSLSSPALLSSVYRSRR